A genomic segment from Leptolyngbya boryana PCC 6306 encodes:
- a CDS encoding tetratricopeptide repeat protein produces MQLSFCIIVKNEAENLPRCLSSVQNVVDEMVVLDTGSSDRTIEIAKSFGAEVHSFEWRNDFSAARNESLKYVHGDWILVLDADEVLVPEIVPTLKQAIAQDDYLVFNLVRQEIGAAQSPYSLISRLFRRHPEIWFSRPYHAMIDDQVEALLKREPHWKIGAISEVAILHEGYQADVIAGRDKVNKARSTMEGFLATHPNDPYVCSKLGALYVQIGETAKGIELLERGLSTVEDAATQYELHYHLGSVHVQLNEIEQAAHHYQQAIQQPILPKLKLGAVNNLASLLKDAGDLQNAQILFQQALKIDPNFAIAHCNLGATLKAMGQFSSAIAHYNQAIALNPNYAEAYQNLGVVLLKLGQVPESVAAFQTAIDLHQQQNSPEAERLQQGLREMGLL; encoded by the coding sequence ATGCAACTGAGTTTTTGTATCATTGTCAAAAATGAGGCGGAAAATCTGCCGCGCTGCTTGTCTAGCGTTCAGAATGTGGTCGATGAGATGGTGGTTTTGGACACTGGATCGAGCGATCGCACAATAGAAATTGCCAAGTCTTTTGGTGCAGAAGTTCACTCTTTTGAATGGCGGAATGATTTTTCTGCCGCCCGCAATGAATCGCTGAAGTATGTTCATGGCGATTGGATTTTGGTATTAGATGCGGATGAGGTCTTAGTTCCAGAGATTGTGCCGACCTTGAAACAGGCGATCGCGCAAGATGACTATCTTGTGTTTAATTTAGTTCGGCAAGAAATTGGAGCAGCTCAGTCTCCCTATTCATTAATTTCGCGATTATTTCGACGGCATCCTGAGATTTGGTTTTCTCGTCCGTATCACGCCATGATTGATGATCAAGTTGAGGCGTTGCTGAAACGAGAGCCGCATTGGAAGATTGGCGCGATTTCGGAAGTCGCGATTTTACATGAAGGTTATCAGGCAGATGTGATTGCTGGGCGTGACAAGGTGAATAAGGCGCGATCGACAATGGAAGGCTTTCTGGCAACTCATCCCAATGATCCGTATGTTTGTAGTAAGCTCGGCGCGCTCTATGTTCAGATAGGTGAAACGGCGAAAGGCATCGAACTTTTAGAGCGAGGTTTGTCTACAGTCGAGGATGCTGCGACGCAATATGAACTGCATTACCATTTAGGCAGTGTGCATGTGCAACTGAATGAAATCGAGCAAGCTGCCCATCATTACCAGCAAGCCATTCAGCAGCCAATTCTACCGAAGCTGAAATTAGGAGCCGTCAATAATTTAGCGAGTTTACTGAAAGATGCCGGGGATTTGCAAAACGCCCAAATTCTGTTTCAGCAGGCATTAAAGATTGATCCGAATTTTGCGATCGCGCATTGCAATTTAGGCGCAACCTTAAAAGCAATGGGACAATTCTCATCGGCGATCGCGCATTACAATCAAGCGATCGCGCTGAATCCAAATTACGCTGAGGCTTATCAAAATCTGGGGGTCGTGTTACTGAAATTGGGACAAGTGCCTGAGAGTGTAGCAGCGTTTCAGACTGCGATCGATCTGCACCAACAGCAGAATTCTCCCGAAGCTGAGAGGCTGCAACAAGGCTTAAGAGA
- a CDS encoding ATP-dependent metallopeptidase FtsH/Yme1/Tma family protein: protein MNQRWRNAGLYGLFAIVTIALSTAVFAEQPQTRETWEYSQFIQEVEKDNVNKVSLTADRTRILAQSEDGKRFLVNLPDDPELINTLVRNQVDISIVLELKDSDF from the coding sequence ATGAACCAGCGGTGGAGAAACGCAGGATTATATGGACTTTTCGCGATCGTCACGATCGCGCTATCAACCGCAGTCTTTGCTGAACAGCCCCAAACTCGTGAAACCTGGGAATACAGCCAGTTTATTCAAGAAGTTGAAAAAGACAATGTTAACAAAGTCAGTTTGACTGCCGATCGAACTCGAATCTTGGCACAATCCGAAGATGGAAAGCGCTTTTTAGTCAACCTACCGGACGATCCTGAACTGATTAACACTCTGGTGCGGAATCAGGTCGATATCTCTATCGTGCTTGAACTCAAGGACAGCGACTTCTAG
- the ftsH3 gene encoding ATP-dependent zinc metalloprotease FtsH3, producing the protein MNKRWRNAGLYALLAIVVIALATAVFDKQPQTRETWRYSQFIQEVEKNNVNKVSLSADRTRALVQSEDGNRVLVNLPTDPELISILTRNNVDISVLPATDGNDFWLRAVSSLFFPILLLVGLFFLLRRAQNGPGSQAMNFGKSKARVQMEPQTQVTFNDVAGIDQAKLELNEVVDFLKNADRFTAIGAKIPKGVLLVGPPGTGKTLLAKAVAGEAGVPFFSISGSEFVEMFVGVGASRVRDLFEQAKSNAPCIVFIDEIDAVGRQRGAGLGGGNDEREQTLNQLLTEMDGFEGNTGIIIIAATNRPDVLDAALLRPGRFDRQVVVDRPDYSGRLEVLNVHARGKTLSKDVDLEKIARRTPGFTGADLSNLLNEAAILAARRNLTEISMDEINDAIDRVLAGPEKKDRVMSEKRKELVAYHEAGHALVGALMPDYDPVQKISIIPRGRAGGLTWFTPSEDRMDSGLYSRSYLQNQMAVALGGRIAEEIVFGEEEVTTGASNDLQQVARVAKQMVTRFGMSDRLGPVALGRQQGNMFLGRDIAAERDFSEETAAAIDDEVRNLVEQAYRRAKAVLVQNRPVLDKLAEMLVDKETVDAEELQELLGNSDVQIAAIA; encoded by the coding sequence GTGAACAAGCGGTGGAGAAATGCAGGGCTATATGCGCTTTTAGCGATCGTCGTGATTGCTTTGGCAACGGCGGTCTTCGATAAGCAACCCCAAACTCGTGAAACCTGGCGCTATAGCCAGTTTATTCAAGAAGTTGAAAAAAATAATGTCAATAAAGTCAGTTTGAGCGCCGATCGGACTCGCGCTTTAGTGCAATCTGAAGACGGAAATCGCGTCTTAGTGAATCTGCCGACCGATCCTGAACTCATCAGCATTCTGACTCGCAATAACGTCGATATTTCTGTTCTACCTGCAACCGATGGCAATGACTTCTGGCTGAGAGCAGTCAGCAGTCTTTTCTTCCCAATCTTGCTGCTTGTGGGCTTGTTCTTCCTGTTGCGCCGCGCTCAAAACGGACCAGGTAGCCAAGCGATGAACTTTGGCAAATCTAAAGCCCGTGTGCAAATGGAACCCCAAACCCAAGTCACCTTTAACGACGTGGCAGGGATTGACCAAGCAAAGCTGGAATTGAACGAAGTTGTGGACTTTTTGAAAAATGCCGATCGCTTTACTGCAATCGGTGCAAAAATTCCCAAAGGTGTCCTACTCGTTGGACCTCCTGGAACTGGTAAAACCCTGTTGGCAAAAGCTGTTGCAGGCGAAGCAGGCGTTCCGTTCTTCTCGATTTCCGGTTCTGAATTTGTCGAAATGTTCGTCGGTGTGGGTGCGTCTCGCGTCCGTGACCTGTTCGAGCAAGCCAAATCGAATGCACCTTGCATCGTCTTCATCGATGAAATTGATGCAGTTGGTCGTCAGCGTGGTGCAGGTCTCGGCGGCGGTAACGATGAACGTGAACAAACCTTGAACCAACTCTTAACTGAGATGGACGGGTTTGAAGGCAACACTGGCATCATCATCATCGCAGCGACAAACCGTCCTGATGTCTTAGATGCAGCGCTCTTACGTCCGGGTCGTTTCGATCGCCAAGTCGTCGTCGATCGTCCTGACTACTCCGGTCGTTTGGAAGTGCTCAACGTTCATGCGCGTGGCAAAACGCTCTCGAAAGACGTTGACCTCGAAAAGATTGCCCGTCGGACTCCTGGATTTACCGGAGCAGACTTGTCGAACTTGTTGAACGAAGCCGCAATTCTTGCCGCTCGTCGCAATTTGACTGAAATTTCAATGGACGAGATCAACGACGCAATCGATCGCGTCTTGGCAGGACCTGAGAAGAAAGACCGTGTAATGAGCGAGAAGCGCAAAGAGCTTGTGGCTTATCACGAAGCAGGTCATGCGCTTGTCGGTGCTTTGATGCCTGACTATGACCCTGTTCAAAAAATCAGCATTATTCCTCGCGGTCGCGCAGGCGGTTTGACCTGGTTCACACCAAGCGAAGACCGGATGGATTCAGGCCTGTATTCTCGCTCTTACTTGCAAAACCAGATGGCCGTTGCTCTAGGTGGTCGAATCGCTGAAGAAATCGTCTTTGGTGAAGAGGAAGTTACCACAGGCGCATCGAACGACCTTCAGCAAGTAGCACGCGTTGCAAAACAAATGGTGACTCGATTCGGCATGAGCGATCGCTTAGGACCAGTCGCATTAGGTCGTCAGCAAGGCAACATGTTCTTGGGTCGTGACATCGCTGCTGAGCGGGACTTTTCCGAAGAAACCGCAGCCGCGATCGACGATGAAGTTCGCAACCT